One genomic window of Vicinamibacterales bacterium includes the following:
- a CDS encoding pitrilysin family protein, translating into MRALTRSALVAALLLATPLTYAAVRPVRLDYTAATLPNGMQLVFLEDHSTPIVHLQMWYHVGSKNERPGRTGFAHFFEHMMFKGSRNVEPEGHPSYVSSVGGQSNAYTNEDATVFWETVPSQYLPLVLWLEADRLGSLRIDEKAFRNEREVVKEERRMRIENQPYGRLQEIIADQTFQVHPYKHPVIGSMKDLDAASVEDVRQFFATYYVPGNCTAVLVGDFDSKQALALATQFLGRVPKSEAPVPRDIPREPPQTREKRVTLQADWPLPAVVVAYHITSDGHPDSYPLHLASKVLSDGESSRIYRSLVYEKEIALAAFGGGNIIEDPNLFYAVAIVQPGHTTDEAAAALIAELDRLRGEPITAAELQQAKNQFTRDYIVGRETDQNKAEVLGHAAVIHGDLKTADAEFDIFQSLTVADVQRVAKTYFTPENRTVLTILPRGGQ; encoded by the coding sequence ATGCGCGCCTTGACGCGTTCGGCGCTCGTGGCGGCGCTGCTGCTGGCCACTCCCCTCACCTACGCCGCGGTCCGGCCGGTCAGGCTCGACTACACCGCCGCGACGCTGCCCAACGGCATGCAGCTGGTGTTCCTCGAGGACCACTCGACACCGATCGTGCACCTGCAGATGTGGTATCACGTCGGCTCGAAGAACGAACGTCCGGGCCGCACCGGCTTCGCGCACTTCTTCGAGCACATGATGTTCAAGGGTTCCCGGAACGTCGAGCCGGAAGGGCATCCCTCGTACGTGTCGAGCGTCGGCGGCCAGAGCAACGCGTATACGAACGAAGACGCGACGGTGTTCTGGGAGACCGTTCCCTCGCAGTACCTGCCGCTGGTGCTCTGGCTCGAAGCCGATCGGCTCGGCTCGCTGCGCATCGACGAGAAGGCCTTCAGGAACGAACGCGAGGTGGTCAAGGAAGAGCGGCGGATGCGGATCGAGAACCAGCCGTACGGGCGGCTGCAGGAGATCATCGCCGACCAGACCTTCCAGGTGCATCCCTACAAGCACCCGGTCATCGGCAGCATGAAGGACCTCGACGCGGCGTCGGTCGAGGACGTGCGGCAGTTCTTCGCGACCTACTACGTGCCGGGCAATTGCACGGCGGTGCTGGTCGGCGACTTCGATTCGAAACAGGCGCTCGCACTGGCAACGCAGTTTCTCGGGCGGGTGCCGAAGTCCGAGGCGCCGGTACCGCGCGACATTCCCAGGGAGCCGCCGCAGACGCGGGAGAAGCGAGTCACCCTGCAGGCTGACTGGCCGCTTCCGGCCGTGGTCGTCGCCTACCACATCACCTCTGACGGCCATCCCGACTCCTACCCGCTGCACCTGGCCTCGAAGGTGCTCTCCGACGGCGAGAGCTCGCGCATCTACCGCTCGCTGGTCTACGAGAAGGAGATTGCGCTCGCGGCCTTCGGCGGCGGCAACATCATCGAGGATCCGAATCTGTTCTATGCGGTGGCGATCGTCCAGCCCGGGCACACGACCGACGAGGCGGCCGCTGCCTTGATCGCCGAGCTGGATCGGCTCCGCGGCGAGCCGATCACCGCCGCCGAATTGCAGCAGGCGAAGAACCAGTTCACGCGCGACTATATCGTCGGGCGCGAGACCGATCAGAACAAGGCGGAGGTGCTCGGGCACGCCGCCGTCATCCACGGGGATCTCAAGACGGCCGACGCCGAGTTCGACATCTTTCAGAGCCTCACGGTCGCCGACGTCCAACGCGTCGCGAAGACCTACTTCACCCCGGAGAATCGCACCGTGCTGACGATCCTTCCCCGAGGAGGCCAATGA
- the lpxD gene encoding UDP-3-O-(3-hydroxymyristoyl)glucosamine N-acyltransferase: MKLEEIARRLECRLEGDGAIEIARVAGIGDAGPGDLTFFANPKYAAELRATKASAVILGDRAAAAPCAMLRAVDPYLAFARAMELFAPRLETAAGVHRMADVATDASIDPTASIAAFASIGVGASVGARTVIYPHVTIGAGAVVGDDCVVHSRVSIRERVVVGSRVVVQDGAVIGSDGFGFARRPDGTHHKIPQVGGVVIEDDVEIGANTAIDRPAVGETRIGAGTKIDNLVQVAHGVTIGRDVLLAAQVGIAGSTTIEDRVTLAGQVGVAGHLTIGAGVIATAQTGIPNSIDAGAFVSGYPAIDNRDWLKASAVFRTLPALRKAVAALRARLDDLENRR, encoded by the coding sequence TTGAAGCTCGAGGAGATTGCCCGGCGGCTCGAGTGCCGTCTCGAAGGCGACGGCGCGATCGAGATCGCCCGGGTGGCCGGCATCGGAGACGCCGGCCCCGGCGATCTGACGTTCTTCGCCAATCCGAAGTACGCCGCCGAGCTTCGCGCGACCAAGGCGTCGGCCGTGATCCTCGGTGACCGCGCCGCCGCGGCCCCCTGCGCGATGCTGCGCGCCGTCGATCCGTATCTGGCGTTCGCCCGCGCGATGGAGCTGTTCGCCCCCCGCCTCGAGACTGCGGCCGGCGTGCACCGGATGGCCGACGTGGCGACGGACGCGTCGATCGACCCGACCGCGTCGATCGCGGCGTTCGCCAGCATCGGCGTGGGCGCCAGCGTCGGAGCGCGCACGGTGATCTACCCGCACGTGACGATCGGCGCCGGCGCCGTGGTGGGCGATGACTGCGTCGTCCACTCGCGCGTGTCAATCCGTGAGCGGGTCGTCGTCGGCAGCCGGGTGGTCGTCCAGGATGGCGCGGTGATCGGCAGCGACGGCTTCGGGTTCGCGCGGCGGCCCGACGGCACGCACCACAAGATTCCTCAGGTTGGCGGCGTCGTGATCGAGGACGATGTCGAGATCGGCGCCAACACGGCGATCGATCGCCCGGCGGTCGGCGAGACGCGGATCGGCGCCGGGACCAAGATCGACAACCTCGTGCAGGTGGCGCATGGCGTGACGATCGGACGCGACGTGCTGCTGGCCGCGCAGGTCGGCATTGCCGGGAGCACCACGATCGAGGACCGCGTGACGCTGGCCGGGCAGGTTGGCGTCGCGGGACACTTGACGATCGGAGCCGGCGTCATTGCGACCGCCCAGACCGGTATTCCCAACTCGATCGACGCGGGCGCGTTCGTCTCCGGCTACCCGGCGATCGACAACCGCGACTGGCTGAAGGCGTCGGCCGTCTTCCGGACGCTCCCCGCGCTGCGCAAGGCGGTGGCGGCGCTGCGGGCGCGCCTGGACGACCTCGAAAACCGGCGATAA
- the lpxB gene encoding lipid-A-disaccharide synthase has protein sequence MQPLRVMLSCGEPSGDLYAGALASEILKLEPGAVVSGFGGARMEAGGATLVRDFRGLSVTGLTEALRVIPRSLETYRSLVRAAERDRPDVFVPIDYVDFNAFLARAMHRRGIPVVYYISPQIWAWRPGRIRMVKRVAEQMLVIFPFEAEFYEKAGVPVRFVGHPLLELTPPAAPRERFLRAHGFDPARPVVALLPGSRANELRGILPDLVRAAGLIAARLPDAQFLVARAPHLHDTLLAPLAHWPEAAKPPVVLEGATDDILASADVALLASGTVTVQAALHTCPMVVVYRVSALTYRLGKPLVQVDTYAMANLVAGRRVVPELIQDDFTPEATAAHALAVLTDPDAAARVRADLTEVRDRLGTAGASRRAAEAILEVARRGTR, from the coding sequence TTGCAGCCCCTTCGCGTGATGCTCTCGTGCGGCGAGCCATCCGGCGATCTGTACGCCGGCGCGCTCGCCTCCGAGATCCTGAAGCTGGAGCCCGGCGCGGTGGTGAGCGGGTTCGGCGGCGCGCGCATGGAGGCGGGCGGCGCCACCCTGGTTCGCGATTTCCGCGGGTTGTCGGTGACCGGCCTCACCGAGGCGCTGCGTGTCATCCCGAGGTCTCTGGAGACGTATCGCAGCCTCGTCCGCGCCGCCGAGCGTGATCGGCCCGACGTTTTCGTGCCGATCGACTACGTCGACTTCAACGCCTTCCTCGCCCGCGCGATGCACCGGCGCGGGATTCCGGTCGTCTACTACATCAGCCCGCAGATCTGGGCGTGGCGTCCCGGACGCATCAGGATGGTGAAGCGCGTCGCCGAGCAGATGCTCGTCATCTTCCCGTTCGAAGCCGAGTTCTATGAGAAGGCAGGCGTGCCGGTGCGCTTCGTCGGCCACCCGCTGCTCGAGCTGACGCCGCCGGCCGCGCCGCGCGAGCGCTTCCTGCGCGCGCACGGATTCGATCCTGCCAGGCCGGTCGTCGCGCTGCTCCCGGGCAGCCGCGCCAACGAGCTGCGCGGAATCCTGCCCGATCTGGTCCGCGCCGCCGGGTTGATCGCGGCGCGCCTGCCGGACGCGCAGTTTCTTGTCGCGCGCGCTCCGCACCTGCACGACACGCTCCTGGCACCGCTGGCGCACTGGCCTGAGGCGGCGAAGCCGCCGGTCGTACTCGAGGGTGCCACCGACGACATCCTCGCGTCGGCGGACGTGGCGCTGCTCGCGTCGGGGACCGTCACCGTGCAGGCGGCGCTTCACACGTGCCCGATGGTGGTGGTCTACCGGGTTAGCGCGCTGACGTATCGCCTCGGCAAGCCGCTCGTCCAGGTCGACACCTACGCGATGGCGAACCTCGTGGCCGGCCGCCGCGTCGTTCCGGAGCTGATCCAGGACGACTTCACGCCGGAGGCGACGGCCGCGCACGCGCTCGCCGTGCTCACCGATCCCGACGCGGCCGCGCGCGTGCGGGCCGACCTGACAGAGGTTCGCGACCGGCTGGGCACCGCCGGGGCCAGCCGGCGCGCGGCGGAAGCCATCCTCGAAGTGGCGCGGCGCGGGACGCGATAG
- a CDS encoding pitrilysin family protein, producing the protein MIASLSWRAAPALLRALALGTALVASTAGVCAQGRNWPVDKPPSPLEEHEVKFPSYALQSLANGLQVVAVSHHEQPAVTLRLIVRAGAAQDPDGKPGVADLAAALLDQGTATRSAEQIADGIDSIGGALSTGAGLDLSYINVVVLKDSFDVALNLVADLAQHPAFAPEEIERQRQQALSGMRVSYDDPEFLANAVFDRLVFGAHPYGRPQGGTPETLVAVTRADLIAFHRRWFGANNAILAIVGDVTPDEAFAGAGRAFGSWVRAAADAPRPADPPTPARRLVIVDKPGAVQTEIRVGNLAIPRRNDDYMALDLAAKVLGGEGANRLHRVLRSERGLTYGASADFNALKQSGDIVARTNTRSETTGETLRLMVDEVWKLILHRVGTRELQGAQQYLTGSFPLTIETPSQIALQILNGLFYGLNMNELQTYRERVSAVSVEDVLRVARNYLHPDQLTIVLVGDASAFVRQLPGAGFDRYEIIPAAQLDLAAPDLRRPRSASRGYQPAVYFQESKAGKQEARPPNSAKALLDKAIAAKGGLAKLQSIKTVRSEGTMIVTDLNGPVPFKVVANIEYPERFRVDADMPGGKIAQVYSAGRYWIIEPDGKASEMPEEGRPAIKASVQRDTIAVLVKAAAGKLVVREVDSDEPVLAAIEVSGPDLAPVTFFVNRVNGLIDRSRYGGPDGTIEERYADYRDVDGIQIPFHTVVRRAGLTSIERDVRTIKFNVPLAPGIFEKPG; encoded by the coding sequence ATGATCGCCTCTCTTTCCTGGCGCGCCGCCCCGGCCCTGCTGCGGGCGCTGGCGCTCGGGACCGCGCTCGTCGCGTCGACCGCAGGGGTCTGCGCACAAGGGCGGAACTGGCCGGTTGACAAGCCGCCTAGTCCCCTCGAGGAGCACGAGGTCAAGTTCCCCTCCTACGCACTGCAGAGCCTCGCCAATGGCCTGCAGGTGGTGGCGGTCTCGCATCACGAGCAGCCGGCCGTCACCCTCCGGCTGATCGTCCGCGCCGGCGCGGCGCAGGATCCCGACGGCAAGCCTGGCGTCGCGGACCTGGCCGCCGCGCTCCTCGATCAGGGGACCGCCACCAGGTCGGCCGAGCAGATCGCCGATGGCATCGACTCGATCGGCGGCGCGCTCAGCACCGGCGCCGGACTCGATCTGAGCTACATCAACGTCGTCGTGCTGAAGGACAGCTTCGACGTGGCGCTGAACCTCGTCGCCGACCTCGCCCAGCATCCCGCGTTTGCGCCCGAGGAGATCGAGCGGCAGCGGCAGCAGGCGCTCTCGGGGATGCGGGTCAGTTACGACGACCCGGAGTTTCTGGCCAACGCCGTGTTCGATCGGCTCGTCTTCGGCGCGCATCCCTACGGCCGCCCGCAAGGGGGCACACCCGAGACGCTCGTGGCGGTGACCCGCGCCGATCTGATCGCGTTCCATCGCCGCTGGTTCGGCGCCAACAACGCGATCCTGGCGATCGTCGGCGACGTCACACCCGACGAGGCGTTCGCCGGTGCCGGGCGGGCGTTCGGCTCGTGGGTCCGCGCGGCCGCGGACGCGCCGAGGCCGGCCGATCCGCCGACGCCGGCGCGACGGCTCGTCATCGTCGACAAGCCTGGCGCCGTGCAGACCGAGATCCGGGTCGGCAACCTCGCCATTCCGCGCCGGAACGACGACTACATGGCGCTCGACCTGGCTGCGAAAGTGCTCGGCGGCGAGGGGGCGAACCGGCTGCACCGCGTGCTGCGCTCGGAGCGCGGCCTGACCTACGGCGCGTCGGCCGACTTCAACGCGCTCAAGCAATCCGGCGACATCGTCGCCCGCACCAACACGCGCTCGGAGACGACCGGCGAAACGCTGCGGCTGATGGTCGACGAAGTCTGGAAGCTGATTCTCCACCGGGTTGGCACGCGCGAGCTGCAGGGCGCCCAGCAATACCTGACCGGCTCGTTTCCGCTGACCATCGAGACACCCAGCCAGATCGCGCTGCAGATCCTGAACGGGCTCTTCTACGGACTGAACATGAACGAGCTGCAGACCTACCGCGAGCGGGTCAGCGCGGTATCGGTCGAAGACGTGTTGCGCGTGGCCAGGAACTACCTCCATCCCGATCAGTTGACGATCGTCCTGGTCGGTGACGCGTCCGCGTTCGTGCGGCAGCTGCCGGGAGCAGGGTTCGACCGCTACGAGATCATCCCGGCGGCGCAGCTCGATCTCGCCGCGCCGGACCTGCGTCGCCCTCGCAGCGCGAGCCGTGGCTATCAGCCCGCCGTGTACTTTCAGGAGAGCAAGGCCGGTAAACAGGAAGCGCGCCCGCCAAACTCGGCAAAGGCGCTCCTCGACAAGGCCATCGCCGCGAAGGGGGGCCTCGCCAAGCTGCAAAGCATCAAGACGGTACGATCGGAGGGAACGATGATCGTCACCGACCTGAACGGCCCGGTGCCGTTCAAGGTCGTCGCCAACATCGAGTACCCGGAGCGGTTCCGGGTCGACGCCGACATGCCCGGCGGCAAGATCGCCCAGGTCTACTCGGCCGGACGCTACTGGATCATCGAGCCCGACGGCAAAGCGAGCGAAATGCCGGAAGAGGGACGGCCGGCGATCAAGGCGAGCGTGCAGCGCGACACGATCGCGGTGCTGGTGAAGGCGGCCGCGGGGAAGCTGGTGGTGCGCGAGGTCGACTCCGACGAGCCCGTGCTCGCAGCCATCGAGGTGTCGGGACCCGATCTGGCTCCCGTGACGTTCTTCGTCAACCGCGTCAACGGCTTGATCGACCGCAGCCGCTACGGCGGGCCCGATGGGACGATCGAAGAGCGGTATGCCGACTATCGCGACGTCGACGGCATTCAGATTCCCTTCCATACCGTGGTCCGGCGCGCCGGTCTGACGAGCATCGAGCGCGACGTGCGGACCATCAAGTTCAACGTCCCGCTCGCGCCGGGCATTTTCGAGAAACCGGGCTAG